ttctgttgttGTGATGGAGAAAGTCAGAATGTATGCAAAGGCCACGCTCGTGTTCAGAGCCCAGTCCTTTGTGGCCTTGCTCTTGAGGTTCGTTGCTTTACAGGGCCTTCTGCTTGGCTCTAAGGTAAACAACAGTACATTCACAAGCATTTACATGGAAAAAAGAGAACACCAACTTAACACCTGAACGTTAGTTTTCTTTGATATGAGACgacagagtctctctctctctctctctctctctctctctagtggCTCCAGGTAACAGACCAGCTTCATTCCGCAGGAAATGAGAATACAATCAATGAATCAAGAGGAATAAATCCGTGAGCAAAAATTACGTCCGGAATTGTTCAAAaatgtggtatttttttttaacgcTATCATTTGCATAAACTCTGGGGCTGTTGTATTTCTTGTTGAGGCTTCACAAAAGAAGGATCACACCCAACCCTACAGACCAGAAATGGAACTAatgaacatgcaaaaaaaaaaaaaaaatcgaggATATGCTACGTTTGCTGGCtcgtttatttgtttacttctttttatCTATCTAGAGATCTTTCAGTCGATCCTTTTGAGCCTTAGCATGGTGTCAAAGTGCAATGCATGGTGAATTTGTGCTTCAACTGGTGCCACAAACTATTACCGCGTGTGCCATGGCCAGAACCATAACCATAATCATAACCATAACGGCGATTTggtgtcatttttcatttgttattattcttatttctttttttttttttaggtttccTCGTGCAAATCAAACCGCTCCTGATTGTCAGTAATGCAGGGCTGGGGTCTTTGTGTTGAGGCTTACTGTGGTGGGCTGCACCAACAACTGGGCTAAATAAATAATCACCCTACAACAACCTATAGACTCACAATGGAAAGGCCAACGTACATATTCTACGTTTTGGAGCTTTTCATAGTCGTTCCTGCTCATGTTGGCACCAAATTATAATCCCATCCACGCAAACCTGTAAGCGTAAATCCACTcggtttttttttgccaaagcaAAACAATCCAACGTCACTCGATGGGGAAGCTTATTGAAATGTATTCCACAGTGTCCCAAAACCACGATGATAATATTAATCGTAATGACAGTAATGAAAAAAATGCTAATGGGGTTTTGCAGCACTGCAAAGAGCAAACCAGAGCCTGACACAGTTTTTTAAGACCCCTCTTGAAACACCGGTTCAAGGGATTGTTTTCCTGAGTCTCTGGCTCAGAGGGGGAGGTACAACGCAAGCACCGAGCTGCCATGTCCACACGGGGTGCGAGCAGTGGGGCAGCTGCTTGTTCCTGAAGGAGCTCAGAGAGTACGCGGGACTCAGATCGCCATCGTTGCCGACGATGAGCGACGGCGGAGAGGGGAAATTCGCCATGAAGTTGAAGGGCCTCTTCAGGCCGCTGGTGGGCCGCCCGCGCTTGCCGTGGTTCGTCCACTCCTCGCCGGATCCCTCGTGGCTGGCGCAGTGAGGACTCCTGTCCGCTTTAACTCCCGCTTTGGCCGCGCTTTCCGTCTTTTTCCCCCACACGGGGACCCTGTGGCTTTTCCTGACCCTCGCTCCGTTCCTGCACTCTCCTTTCTCGGCGCAGTGAGCGTTTAAAGTACTGCAGGGCTCCTGGtttggaggagggggaggagaggTCGCTTTGCAGTGCTCCTTTTCTACATCCAGGCCGTTGCTCTTGCAGTACTCGGCGAGGCCTTGGCTTGCATATTCGTAGTCGTCCAGAGGGTCCTCCACTTTGATTTTGACGTGGTTGAAGGGAAACGGAGCGCTGCTTTCGTGGCCGTTCTCCTCGCCTTCTGTCTTGATGTCGTCCGTTCGGAGGGCCACTTTGAGGTCAGGGCTGGGCAGTTTGCACTCCGCGAAAGCGCCGTGGTGCGCACTTGGCTTGTCTTTGTCCCGCTCTGGGCTGGAAACCAGGGAGTGGAATCTGTTTGAAAGTCCTAGGATCCTCTGCGTCCCGTTGGCGCTGGGGGAGCCGATGTAGGGGAAACCCACCGCCCCAACTCCGCTCGTCTTTGGCTGGTGAGGAAAGTGAAGGTGCGGAGGCGGCCTGCCCGAGAAGCAGCTGCCCACCGCCCTCCTCCAGCTCGCCACGTCCGCGTCCAGCTGCCGCAGCGCCCTGGCTCGCTCGCTCTCCCGGTAGCGGAAGGTGGGCTGCAGGAGCAGGGGCGCTTTGGCGAGCCGCGCGCGCCTGAAGCGGATGCTCTGCGAGGAGACGCGGCTGCTGGCCGAGCTCGAGTCGGACCTGGACGAGCTGTCCTCCTCGTCGCTGCTGTCGTCGGCCGACGAGCACGAGACGCACTCTTGGTGGtcatcgtcgtcgtcgtcgtcgtcgtcctCCTCCTCGTCGTCCGTCGTGCCTGAGTTGGTACTGGTGCTCATGCCGCTCGAGCTGCTGGAGGACAAGCTGGAGCCGAAGTCCGAGTCGTTGTTGTTGCTGGACGTCGACTCGCTGTCgctgctgctgcagcagctCTCCGCGCAGCAGCCGGGGAGCAGCACGAGCCGGCGCGCGCCCCTACGTCTGCTCCAGCAGCGGCGCCTCCGCCTCGTCTTGCTGCACTGGTTGTGCGCGAACGCCGCGCCGTACAGCCGGGGCAGCGCGCGCTCCGCCGGGCTCCAGCCGGGCCACACCGGCCCctccttgcgctcctcctcgcGCTCTCTCGCCCTCCTCTGGCCGCCGCCTCTCTCCGCCTTGCAGGACACGTACAGGGCCTCCACGTCCTCCCGGGAGATGAGCGTGCACTTGGCGGCGTGGAAGGCCACCGAGTTTAGGGCTTTGAGCTTGCGCAGCTGGCGCAGGTCGCACCGGTGCTTCTGCACCTTCAGATGGTCCATGCGCTTGTGCACCGTGGTGCGAGGGATGTTCTTCAGCAGGTCCGTGAACACCTGGGACAACGCGAACATCTGCTTGCCCTGGATGACCAGATAACCCAACCTCACCCCCTGCATCTCCTCAAAGCCGAACTCCACGTCTCccatcactgctgctgctgccggaCCTTCTCCTCGCGCCGTTCGCTCCAGCACCGAGCTCCACGTGGGTGTGCGTCcattgaaaaatgaaacagcatggtttgtcttgttttgtttgtttgcttgtttgtttgtggctAATGTTTCAGTCTCAAAGCATCCGCGCGGGCGTTGCTTCTGCTGACCGGTCCAGTGCGTGAGCAAAAGTTTGCATCCTGGACGGGCTCGCGAGGATGGGTCCACCGGTTTGCGTGCAGCATGATGATGGTGGACATCCCCcacaacccacacacacacacatacacacacgcgcactcgcgcaaaaagagaaaacacaaagcTGCACGCTCTTATACCTGCTCTCCCTCACTGCACTGcgcgaggagagagaggaaggaaggaaggaaggaaggaaggtgAACAGCTCGGCCAGagtgaggaggagaaaaaaggaggagagagagagagagagagagagagagagagatccccCCCCCAGCTGCTGCCGGTTTAGCCACCAAACgcactgacagagagagagagtgagcgcgGGCGGACACACCTTCATCAATTAATGCCCCCAAAGTGGACGCTGATTGGACGCTGCTGACAGGTGATGCAATCAAAATGGATATTAGACCCCCCCCCATACACACAcgctcatacactcactcacacccctCTCAGTCATTACCCTACTATTGTACTCCCACCTCTCTTGTTAAAATAGTCTAAATTGCGGCCGTGACAAGTTTTCATGAAGCGTGCTGCTGTAAAAGCGCTCAGACTCGTCTTGTTCGTCAGCAGCTGATGATCCTGAGGAACTACTGTGTTTAAATAAGTTGCGTCATATTCGGGCTAATTCGGATATTTGCGAATAGCGAGTCATTTGATAGTGCTGTAAATGATGGATGTGAAAGATTCGAGCGTTTGATGTGTTTGAGGTGGTGGTGAATTTAGTAAACACGCCTGTGCTCATGTTTTACACAGGCGCCTCTGAATTTTGAAATTCCCTGgaattttttgttgttcttttaaTTTTGCTTTGAACTTATATGCATTGTTTTgaatttcttttaaatttgtAATTGTTCTGATCTGAATTTATTTGGATTTTTtggcggggggtgggggtggtggacGGTATTCTGTAGAATTTTGGCAAAATgtgaactttttgttttttaatcataTATACTACAAttacacgcacgcacgcacacgcacgcacacgcacgcacacacacacacacacacacacacacacacacacacacgcacacacacacacacgcacacacacacacacacacttacatacatatTCTTGCAAGATGGGGTTGCTTTTCAGCGAAAGCATTTTGTCTCATTTTCCTttctccatgtgtgtgtgtgtgtgtgtgtgtgtgtgtgtgtgtgtcgcgaGGTCCCATTGTCCTCAGGTTTCTGGAAGCACAATGACCatagttaaaatgtaaaatgtaaataaattgtaagGAAATGTAAAGAGTAACGCCAACAGGGGTGGGATTGccggggtggggtgggggtctGCTAGGAAACGTTTTCTTGGGGGAACAAATCTGAAAGTAGAGTCGCGCGTGAATGTGAATCGCTGCTGCTTTTCCCCTTTCTGTCTCGCGCGGTGTGAGTAAAAAAAACTTACAGCAAAGCTGAGGAACACCTTGGCACGAGAAGATCACTACAGATTTCGGTCAAGGACAACAGAgcaaaaaaaaggggggggggtcgTATATGTGCGCGCGTGGGACTGAGTATGAATGTCTAACAGTGAGGAAGAAacgtgtgtttttgtttaaagtCTGAAAGTGATGTATAGAGAGCAAATCTCCTTTGCACCTGgaagccaaataaataaataaacaaatacgtatatatttgtgtgtgtgtgtgtgtgtgtgtgtgtgtgtgtgtgaatcccCCTCCCCCGATTTGGGTCTCTGTACTCACATATGCCGCTTTTAcaatgggtgagagagagagagaggggaggggggtgaATAGTAAATGATAAAGAATAACTCCACGCGGCGCTTTGCCGTCAGTCAAAATAAAACGCTCTATATAAAATTCACCATAAGTGTTTACTACTCAATTATTCAATTACTGGATACTCAGCTGAAGGAAATTGGGAAGCAGCTTCGCTCAAATACATGTTTGGCActcacaaacaccacagcatTAAAACAATTATACGCCCTCCCCCCAATTTAAAATATAAGATTTTCT
This portion of the Pygocentrus nattereri isolate fPygNat1 chromosome 24, fPygNat1.pri, whole genome shotgun sequence genome encodes:
- the skida1 gene encoding SKI/DACH domain-containing protein 1, with product MGDVEFGFEEMQGVRLGYLVIQGKQMFALSQVFTDLLKNIPRTTVHKRMDHLKVQKHRCDLRQLRKLKALNSVAFHAAKCTLISREDVEALYVSCKAERGGGQRRAREREEERKEGPVWPGWSPAERALPRLYGAAFAHNQCSKTRRRRRCWSRRRGARRLVLLPGCCAESCCSSSDSESTSSNNNDSDFGSSLSSSSSSGMSTSTNSGTTDDEEEDDDDDDDDDHQECVSCSSADDSSDEEDSSSRSDSSSASSRVSSQSIRFRRARLAKAPLLLQPTFRYRESERARALRQLDADVASWRRAVGSCFSGRPPPHLHFPHQPKTSGVGAVGFPYIGSPSANGTQRILGLSNRFHSLVSSPERDKDKPSAHHGAFAECKLPSPDLKVALRTDDIKTEGEENGHESSAPFPFNHVKIKVEDPLDDYEYASQGLAEYCKSNGLDVEKEHCKATSPPPPPNQEPCSTLNAHCAEKGECRNGARVRKSHRVPVWGKKTESAAKAGVKADRSPHCASHEGSGEEWTNHGKRGRPTSGLKRPFNFMANFPSPPSLIVGNDGDLSPAYSLSSFRNKQLPHCSHPVWTWQLGACVVPPPLSQRLRKTIP